A genome region from Triticum aestivum cultivar Chinese Spring chromosome 2B, IWGSC CS RefSeq v2.1, whole genome shotgun sequence includes the following:
- the LOC123042939 gene encoding uncharacterized protein has translation MQGSNSGTMHDQMEQLCAEMEAAASFLRDKIKSATSGSSSKEAAPQGTDGDVTEQITELRRRICKLRSLVLGPAPHPDPNPRAAAGHDPWKDDESDSDEEEMTPEQLAMSDQFRREASAMEARLLEALEEDARGTPSCYRVDYTIPFSCSYQEENEEPEPEEEETEVARLAREEMETEERLFAGYREGWEYACGWRCGDFEDATALSPMHFAHYTPGLLPNNCVGGTLSTLQIYSVSIVEIKGSLDWPLDVYGIVAARDAVDCNRNLLFYQQGKVAKNSLKRIPFCASLAHLVRLWLRTMSTSKSN, from the exons atGCAAGGATCGAACTCCGGCACCATGCACGATCAGATGGAGCAGCTGTGCGCGGAGATGGAGGCTGCGGCGTCCTTCCTGCGCGACAAGATCAAATCCGCAACATCAGGCAGCAGCAGCAAGGAGGCGGCGCCGCAAGGGACCGACGGCGACGTCACAGAGCAGATCACGGAGCTGCGGCGCAGGATCTGCAAGCTCAGGTCGCTGGTCCTCGGACCCGCACCTCATCCCGATCCAAACCCCCGTGCAGCTGCAGGCCACGACCCATGGAAGGATGACGAGTCTGACTCTGACGAGGAGGAAATGACCCCGGAGCAACTAGCGATGTCTGATCAATTTCGCAGGGAGGCGTCGGCGATGGAGGCCCGCCTCCTCGAGGCCCTGGAGGAGGACGCGAGGGGCACACCGAGCTGCTACAGAGTGGATTACACTATCCCCTTCTCGTGTTCATACCAGGAGGAGAAtgaggagccggagccggaggaggaggaaacGGAGGTCGCGAGATTGGCGAGAGAGGAGATGGAGACGGAGGAGAGGCTCTTCGCCGGATACCGTGAAGGCTGGGAATATGCGTGCGGATGGCGCTGCGGTGACTTTGAGGACGCCA CCGCATTGAGTCCTATGCACTTCGCGCACTACACGCCGGGTCTTCTCCCCAACAACTGTGTCGGCGGGACTCTGAGCACCTTGCAAATCTACTCAGTCAGCATCGTTGAGATAAAGGGGAGCCTGGACTGGCCGCTCGACGTGTACGGCATCGTTGCGGCTCGTGACGCAGTGGACTGCAACCGTAACCTCCTCTTTTACCAGCAAGGGAAGGTTGCCAAAAACTCACTCAAGAGGATCCCTTTTTGCGCCTCATTGGCCCATCTCGTGCGGTTGTGGCTGAGGACCATGTCGACTTCGAAGTCCAACTAA